TGGTTCTCATGGTAAGAGATGGCAGAAACAGCACATGATTGAGTGAAGAAGGGAGCTGCATCCAGACCCATTCGATCAGCCACATCTTGTGCCCATAGTATAACCGAGTCATACACAAGAATCCAAGCAGGGCTATCGGACCTGCTGTGCTTCTCAATAAGCTGAGCCAAGCTTTGAACCTACAATCCTAAAACGCTCCAGATAGGCCTCAAGACTTTCGTCTTTCTGTTGGCCAAGCTCATTAGATAGGAGCTCTATGGTAATGGAGCTAGACGCTTGGGCATGGATGGACTGAATAATAGAGGTTGTGGTGGTGACTAGTGTGACCTTGAGACCTTTGGAGACTAGACGCTTGCAGAACTGAAACATTGGACTGATGTGACCCTGTAAAGGGAACGGAAAAACCATAACATGTGGTCCAGTGATTCTTTAATCAGACCAAAGATAGGAGGTAGTATTTGTAGAGCTGCAGATGCTGGAAGGCCTAATCCTACATCTATCAAAGGCCAAAAAAGTGGCGCCGAAGTAATAGTTTTCTGTCTTCTGGCTTTTGTCTATTCATACCAGCTTCACCCAATAATTTTATCGCATGTGTAAAACTTTATCATTATTAGATGCTGTTACATGGTATTTCTGAATAAAATAGTCTTAAAATTCTTGTTGGAAGTTTTTCATGTGGTGTTTGACTTGTAGATAGAAGTATAGAAGGTCCTTTCAAAGATGGGAAGTGGATGAAGGTTGCTTTTTCTGTGGTATTTGTGAAGTTCTTCTTGTCACCAAGATATAGATAAAACTACCAATGGAAATAATTCCAAGAATTATGCAAATTAATCCAAAAATCATGCAAATCATGGTGATGATACACTCTCACCAAGCCTTTTATTACAGTTGGAAGTTCCTTGTGGGTGTATAGTGACTACCAGGTCAACCAACAGAATCCCATGCATGGCAGTAACATTACCTTCTTCCTCATAATTTTTTCATCTCACCTTTGGCCCTCCACCGAACCTACACAAGAAAGGCCCAAAGCTGATCAAGAAACAATGAAGCTTCATAGGGTCTTTCTATCCAGATGCAGGAAGTCCGCATGCAGACATGTCTATTTCACTGAGCCTAGCTCTCTCCAAGATAGTGCTTAGATCGTTACACCTTTCGTGCGGGTTGAGTATGTAATTACTTTCAGTATCTTGCCATATGATGTAGGAATGGGCCTTTTCGAAACTTTTACACAGTATTTTCTTATAGATGAAAATGGCATTTGAAAGATTATACAGCCGGATTTCGACAGATATGATATGAGGAGTTGTTCTCACAGCCAACAGCTTGACTGAAAACTTGAATGTCatacttttcaaattaatatgaGATAAAttgagttcttttttttttcctctcttatttcttataaagaaaagactatcaattttattttgaatcgAAACAAATGGTGAATCTAATCCGTATTAGCCATGGGTACCTCCATGTTGGCGTTTAGAAAATTGAACATCAACCCAAGCTGAGATTTGTCCATAGAGATGGGCACAAATGAAACTGAATTAGCAGAGAGATTTTACTATTGAAATTTAACGTCAGCTGCATAAAATTTCTGTAACAAATTCTTCAATGTTCTTAAAAGAGCTTCCACCTTCAGTTACTGCCTCTTTTGCCAACTCCCTCCACCTCTGAGCATTCGTTTTCATCTCAttccctctctctccctccatGATTTCCCTTATACACATCTCTATTTCCTCTTTTTTATCGATCCCTTTTTCATCAGCCTTAACTCTAACCCCAACTCGCCACACATCTTCAACAAACCTAGCATTTGTTGTCTGGTCTAAAAACTGAGGCATGGCTATCATTGGCACTCCCAAGCTCAGTGCCTCCAGTGTTGAGTTCCATCCGCAATGAGTCAGGAAACACCCAACGGCTTTGTGAGCTAAAACTTCTAGTTGCGGACACCAACTCACAACCAGACCCCTCTCAGATGTCTCCTCTAAAAAATTGCTAGGGATCTTTTTCTCTTTCGATTCTCTGACTACCCACATGAAGTGGGTGTTGCTCTTCCTCAGGCCCCATGCCAATTCCTCCATCTGCTCTTTTCCCTGTGATGCCATACTTCCAAACGATACATAAACGACAGAGCCACTGCCCTTTGTGTCTAGCCATGTTATGCAGGAGTCGGCATTTTGCTTGAAAAGGCTGAGGCCGTAATCTCTGTCATCCTCCAACATTTTGTCCAAGTACATGGAAGGAACGGTTGGTCCTATTGCCCTGATTGGTCGTTGGCTTGCCATCCAGTTGATTACCTAATGGAATTCAGGCAGCGAATTTAACAGTATGAACCAATTGCTTAGCATATAGTGGTATGTTGTTCTATTTGTAGGAGTTATAGAAAGTACCTCATCTTCCAATTTGTCGTAAGTGTTAAACAAGATCCATTTCACTTTCAGGAGGAAGCTGAGTGCAGTTGTGTCTGAGCTCTTGCCATCAATAATCGATGGAAGATCATTGATACATAAGACTGGCATCCAAGGCATCGATGCCACTTCCCCTTCTAAAGGCATGTTCAACGCCCCTTGATTCACAAGGTAATAGATGACAGAAACAGCACAAGATTGAGTGAAGAAAGCAGCTCCATCCAGGCCTAGTCGTGTAGCTACATCTTGCGCCCATGGCATAAACGAGTCATACACAAGGATTTTAGCAGAATGGCCTCTTTTGAGTGGTAGCTTCGCTTAAGAGAAGAGGGTCCTAAGGGCCCCCCTAATTTTGTCcaaaaaaattttcttaaatcttaggtgtttgaaaatatattgatcAACTTATAAGTTAAATCTATCtgttttgaattaaattaaatattttgaaattggattttaagggtCACTAAAgatatttctaatataaaatcgTTAAGGGTCATTTTGATTTGATACAACCCTTATTGAGCTTCTTAATACTCTAATTTGACAAGAAAATGAGTAATAGAGACTTTAAGGATCCAATTCATAAATATGAGAGATTCGATTTGGTTAGAATACGGTTGTAATGAGAATGCTTGTAGCTAATTGAAGCCAAGTCAATTCAATTGATGGCTATTTCATGAAGAGATGAAGTCCTAAGGATTCCTGATCCCAGGCATCCACAATGACTGATCATGAAACCCCATCTTTGTGAGCTAAAAATTCGGATGAAAATATGGTGATATATCCTAAATATTTCATCGAAATATTACTCATCTGAAAATGTTTGTAcctgaaaaagaaaagggtcGTACTGCTAATCAAGCCCCTGCCTTGACGAGTAATAAAAAAGtacatatttttttcacatttcctTCTCCTGAATTATTGGTTCAGTCACTTTAAGGTAGAATTTTATCGAGACGCAGCCGCTGAAAGGCCTAATACTACAACTATTCAAGTGAGAGCGTTCTGTCCTCTAGCTTTAGTCTAttccatggttttaaaaagCCGGATTGAATCGGCCTGATGAATTGGGCCAAAAAATGACTGAACCGGAATTGGATCAGACGATGTCTGTAAAACCATCTCCCCACCACGCCTGCCGCCTGCTGCCACCCATAAGATTGGTTCGCCCTCCCACTCCCACTAGCAATCTTGTCGAACAAGAAGCAGGCCAAATCTCAAATATTAGACTTtcgttttaaaatttaatttttatgttttatatttaatatcttaatttttttattgaatataatttattaattttaatgttatgtttaatatttaatatttataaatttagatataatttattatttttatttattaatttttttaaaattttaataatgtatgatatatatatttatgacatcacatATTACTATCATTTTGATCAATGAACCATTAATCGATAACTTTTTTCGATCActcaattctaaaaatattgaataaaaagtaATCACACAATGGATATGTTCAAGATACTACAATATTGAATTGTCTGTGCCAACGTTTATTGCATCCTACTTTTGAATATCTCATGatcatattatatcatatttatctcatcatatcatatcatatcatatattaaaagcTATAGGAATTGGCCTTTTGCAAAgactataaaataatatttctcaTTAAAATGCCCTTCAGAGATAAAGAATGCAGGCCTCTATTAGATATGATATCTAGGCTGTTCTCATGGCCTACAAATTGATTGAAGACTTACGTTTGATCGGTAATTTAAAATAGTTTCTGCtattcaaaatgaaaacatgtttaataattagatatagaaaacaattttttatttttaaaaattaaaaaaaaaaaagtatctttttaattattttgtatttatttttttaagcatattttaaaaaataattatataaatatgaagaatgataaaaataataaaataatacttatgaattatctttttaaaaacagtcccgaaacaaaattttattatattattcttttatgcAATAAATAATTGTCTTCTTATTTCTCTTTTACTTTCATGtttgttctttccttatttAATCCCATCATATTAATTTTCTAAAGTAGtaataaaagggaaaatgagCATTGGTCCGGCTTTATTCTCATATGCCAACTGAGATTTTAGCGGGATGGCTGGATCTACTATGTTTCTCGATAAGCTCCGCCAAGCTTTGTGAAGCTACCATTCTAAAACGCTCCACATAGTCCTctgttctttcttcttctttgcgcTTCTCGAGCCCTTCACAAATGATCTCGATGTTGATGGAGCTAGCTTGGGCATTATAAATGGAGGCAGTTGGGATCACTAATGTGACCCTGGGACCTTTGGAGGCTAGGCGCCTGGAGAATTGGAGCATTGGATTTATGTGACCCTGTGAAGGGTAACGAAGGACCATAATATGTGTTTCACTAACTCTCTCACCTCTCTTCATCCTCTCCACTACACTCTCCTCTCTTCTTTAATCAGGCCATTCGTAGAAGGTAGTATTTATAGAGTACTTGCAGACAGTGAAAGGCCTAATTCTACAACAATCAAAGGCCAAGCAAGTGACCATCCAACACATTTTTCTGTCTTGCTTTTACCCCTTATTTACCAAGATTTAAAATATCCGATATATTACCAATATATCCTTAATATATCTAATATACGAGATCCCTGTAGAAAATCCAGGAAGATGTATGAAAAAGATTATCTTAGCTTAATTAATGGTACTTTAGGTGTTTCATATATTTGGATTGCACATATtggattcaaaattcatttggCTTGtccttttttattgattttaaggatagttttaatttatcaaattttaaattgtcaATATTCacttcatttcctttccatcttt
This region of Vitis vinifera cultivar Pinot Noir 40024 chromosome 5, ASM3070453v1 genomic DNA includes:
- the LOC109121496 gene encoding mogroside IE synthase-like; its protein translation is MKRGERVSETHIMVLRYPSQGHINPMLQFSRRLASKGPRVTLVIPTASIYNAQASSINIEIICEGLEKRKEEERTEDYVERFRMVASQSLAELIEKHSRSSHSAKILVYDSFMPWAQDVATRLGLDGAAFFTQSCAVSVIYYLVNQGALNMPLEGEVASMPWMPVLCINDLPSIIDGKSSDTTALSFLLKVKWILFNTYDKLEDEVINWMASQRPIRAIGPTVPSMYLDKMLEDDRDYGLSLFKQNADSCITWLDTKGSGSVVYVSFGSMASQGKEQMEELAWGLRKSNTHFMWVVRESKEKKIPSNFLEETSERGLVVSWCPQLEVLAHKAVGCFLTHCGWNSTLEALSLGVPMIAMPQFLDQTTNARFVEDVWRVGVRVKADEKGIDKKEEIEMCIREIMEGERGNEMKTNAQRWRELAKEAVTEGGSSFKNIEEFVTEILCS